The following coding sequences lie in one Desmodus rotundus isolate HL8 chromosome 1, HLdesRot8A.1, whole genome shotgun sequence genomic window:
- the FBXO10 gene encoding F-box only protein 10 gives MEAGGLPLELWRIILAYLHLPDLGRCSLVCRAWYELILSLDSTRWRQLCLGCTECRHPNWPNQPDVEPESWREAFKQHYLASKTWTKNALDLESSVCFSLFRRRRERRTLSVGPGREFDSLGSALAMASLYDRIVLFPGVYEEQGEIILKVPVEIVGHGKLGEVALLASIDQHCSTTRLCNLVFMPAWFSPFVFKTTSGHVQFDNCNFENGHIQVHGPGTCQVKFCTFKNTHVFLHNVPLCILENCEFVGSENNAVTVEGHPSADKNWAYKYLLGLIKSSPRVLPTESSDSLMSLDLESRDQAWSPRTCDIVIEGSQSPTSPASSSPKPDSKAGSQEAEVGSDGERVAQTPDSSDGGLSPSGEEEDEDQLTYRLSYQVQGPRPVLGGSFLGPPLPGASIQLPSCLVLNSLQQELQKDKEAMALASSVQGCLIRKCLFRDGKGGVFVCSYGRAKMEGNIFRNLTYAVQCIHNSKIVMLRNDIHRCRASGIFLRLEGGGLIAGNNIYHNAEAGVDIRKKSNPLILCNQIHHGLRSGIVILGNGKGIIRNNQIFSNKEAGIYILYHGNPIVSGNHIFKGRAAGIAVNENGKGLITENVIRENQWGGVDIRRGGVPVLRSNLICFGYSDGVVVGDEGKGLIEGNTIYANKGCGVWMMSSSLPHVTSNHVSYNGLYGVAVFSQKDGSGELPGGHGAQENFSEDGDAILWETELEKDDDPLRQPITITLVESNSINHNGASGLYVQSSEALHVVTNVIHANGDRGITVAQSSQLTRVANNSISCNRQSGVKVEAQCKVELRGNGIYDNRGHGIITKGDSTIVIENDIIGNRGSGLQLLPRSDTKVIKNRIHSFRAYGIAVRGRTKALVQENIIFQGKTNKTIFQQVSNNRECIMQNNKFLVFKKKSDTWRLVNPPARPHLENSLRGSSAAHGGQKVTAMATRITARVEGGYHSNRSIFCTIL, from the exons ATGGAGGCTGGCGGGCTCCCCCTGGAGCTCTGGCGCATAATCTTAGCCTACCTGCACCTTCCTGACCTGGGCCGCTGCAGCCTGGTGTGCCGGGCCTGGTACGAACTGATCCTCAGTCTGGACAGCACGCGCTGGCGGCAGCTGTGTCTGGGCTGCACCGAGTGCCGCCACCCCAACTGGCCCAACCAGCCTGACGTGGAGCCTGAGTCTTGGAGGGAGGCCTTCAAGCAGCATTACCTTGCCTCCAAGACATGGACCAAGAACGCCCTGGACTTGGAGTCCTCCGTCTGCTTTTCCCTTTTTCGCCGGAGGAGGGAACGCCGCACCCTGAGTGTCGGGCCGGGCCGCGAGTTTGACAGCCTGGGCAGTGCCTTGGCCATGGCCAGCCTGTATGACCGAATTGTACTGTTCCCAGGTGTGTATGAAGAGCAAGGCGAAATCATCCTGAAGGTGCCCGTGGAGATTGTAGGCCACGGGAAGCTGGGCGAAGTGGCCCTGCTCGCCAGCATTGACCAGCACTGCTCAACCACTCGCCTGTGCAACCTCGTCTTCATGCCGGCCTGGTTCTCACCCTTTGTGTTTAAG ACAACATCAGGTCATGTCCAGTTTGACAACTGCAACTTTGAAAATGGGCACATCCAGGTCCATGGCCCAGGCACCTGCCAAGTGAAGTTTTGCACCTTCAAAAACACCCACGTCTTCCTGCACAACGTGCCCCTGTGTATCCTGGAAAACTGTGAGTTTGTGGGCAGCGAAAACAATGCTGTGACTGTTGAGGGCCACCCGTCTGCAGACAAGAACTGGGCCTACAAGTATCTACTAGGGCTCATTAAGTCCTCTCCCCGTGTGCTCCCCACAGAGAGCTCTGACTCTTTAATGTCCCTGGACCTGGAGAGCAGGGACCAGGCCTGGAGCCCAAGGACGTGTGACATTGTCATTGAAGGCAGCCAGAGCCCCACCAGCCCGGCCTCTAGCTCCCCGAAGCCAGACTCCAAGGCTGGCTcacaggaggcagaggtgggcagtGATGGGGAAAGGGTGGCCCAGACCCCAGACAGCAGCGATGGAGGTCTGAGCCCCAGTggtgaggaggaggatgaggaccAGCTCACGTACAGACTGTCCTACCAAGTGCAGGGCCCGCGCCCTGTGCTGGGGGGCTCCTTTCTGGGCCCCCCTCTGCCAGGAGCATCCATTCAGCTGCCCAGCTGCCTAGTGCTGAACTCACTGCAGCAGGAGCTGCAGAAGGACAAGGAGGCCATGGCACTGGCCAGCTCCGTGCAGGGCTGCCTCATCCGCAAGTGCCTCTTCCGGGACGGGAAGGGAGGTGTCTTCGTTTGCTCCTACGGCCGAGCCAAGATGGAAGGGAACATCTTCCGGAACCTGACTTACGCAGTGCAGTGTATACACAACAGCAAG ATTGTCATGCTCAGGAATGACATTCACCGCTGCCGGGCGTCAGGCATCTTTCTTCGCCTGGAGGGCGGAGGCTTGATCGCGGGCAACAACATTTACCACAATGCAGAGGCTGGCGTGGACatccggaaaaagtccaacccGCTCATCCTG TGTAACCAGATCCACCACGGCCTTCGCTCTGGCATTGTCATCCTTGGCAATGGGAAAGGCATCATCCGGAACAATCAAATCTTTTCAAATAAGGAGGCCGGCATTTATATCTTGTACCACGGAAACCCAATTGTGAG CGGGAATCACATTTTCAAGGGCCGTGCAGCCGGCATAGCCGTGAACGAGAATGGCAAAGGGCTCATCACAG AAAATGTCATTCGTGAGAATCAGTGGGGAGGTGTGGACATCCGCCGCGGAGGGGTGCCCGTCCTCAGGAGCAACCTCATCTGCTTTGGCTATTCAGATGGTGTGGTCGTGGGAGATGAAGGCAAAGGACTGATAGAAGGAAACACCATCTATG CCAATAAGGGCTGCGGCGTGTGGATGATGTCGTCCAGCCTGCCCCACGTCACCAGCAACCACGTCAGCTACAATGGCCTGTACGGGGTGGCGGTGTTTAGCCAGAAGGATGGCTCCGGGGAGCTCCCTGGAGGCCACGGGGCCCAGGAGAACTTCAGCGAGGATGGGGACGCCATCCTGTGGGAGACAGAGCTGGAGAAGGACGACGACCCGCTGCGCCAGCCCATCACCATCACGCTCGTTGAGTCCAACAGTATCAATCACAACGGAG CCTCTGGACTCTACGTGCAGAGCAGTGAGGCGCTGCATGTCGTCACCAATGTGATCCACGCTAACGGGGACAGAGGCATCACTGTGGCCCAGAGCAGCCAGCTCACCCGTGTGGCTAATAACAGCATCTCCTGCAACCGCCAGAGTGGGGTCAAGGTCGAGGCCCAGTGCAAGGTGGAGCTCCGGGGCAACGGTATCTATGACAACAGAGGCCATGGCATCATCACCAAGGGTGACAGCACCATTGTCATCGAAAACGACATCATTGGCAACCGGGGCAGCgggctgcagctgctgcccaggTCCGACACCaag GTAATAAAAAACCGGATCCATTCATTTCGGGCCTACGGCATTGCAGTGCGGGGCCGCACCAAGGCTCTGGTACAGGAGAACATCATCTTCCAGGGCAAGACCAACAAGACCATCTTTCAGCAGGTCTCAAACAACCGAGAATGCATCATGCAGAACAACAAGTTCTTGGTCTTCAAGAAAAA GTCTGATACGTGGCGGCTGGTGAACCCACCAGCACGCCCTCACCTGGAAAACTCCCTCCGGGGCTCCTCTGCAGCCCACGGTGGGCAGAAGGTGACAGCCATGGCGACCCGGATCACAGCGCGTGTGGAAGGTGGGTACCACAGCAACCGCAGCATCTTCTGCACCATCCTCTAA